Genomic segment of Microbacterium sp. M28:
ACCACCATGCGTCGTTGCCGAGGTCCGCGTAAGAGTCGTCGTAGAAGAACCACTTGTCCATGTCGATGCTGGACCACAGCTCCACCCAGTTCCAAGCCACGAAGGCGTCGATCGCGAAGATCACGACGGCGACCAGCCGCAGCCACCACGGCCGGAAGTCGATCAGCCGGAACCTGTCGACGACGTCGTGCTCCCGAAGCCACCAGCCCAGGACGAAGAACGGTAGGAAGCCGAGCGTGCGCGAGAGCGAGAACGTGCTGTCGACGTTGGGCAGGTACCCCGCTCCGATCGAGATCAGCAGTGCCCAGAGCAGCGGCCAGCGCAGGAGGGCGAGGTAGGGGAGCACGAGCCGGAAGATGCCGAGAGCCAGAAGGAACCAGAGCGTCCAGGACGGCTCGGTGAGATTCGGAGACGCCTGACCCTCCACGAGCCACTTCGTCAGGGTCCACAGCATCTCGAAGATGACGTACGGCACCAGGATGTCCGTGATGACCCGCGCCATCTGGCGCTTGGTCGGCGGCGCGGACTTCGAGAAGTAGCCGGCGATGATCGCGAACGCGGGCATGTGGAAGGCGTAGAACGACAGGTACAGCGCCATGGCGATGTCGGAGTCGTAGGTGAGACGCTGGATGGCGTGACCCAGCACCACCAGCACGATGCAGGCGTAGCGGGCGTTGTCCCAGAAGGGAACACGACGGCGAGGCCGCTGGATCGATCCGGTGACGGGGCCGGTCGGAGGATGCGCGGCACTGCTCATCCTCCGAGGCTACCCGGGGTTCGGGAATAAAGTTGTGCGCACCGCGTTGACACAGATACATTCAAACGAATACAACTGGATGCCTCGGCATCCGTCCTGGAGGCATCACATGAGCGAGCAGACCGTCACCGCGGGGATGCAGTTCGGCATCTTCAGCGTCAGCGACATCACGCAGAACCCGGTCACGGGTGAGACGCCGAGCGAGGCGCAGAAGATCAAGGACGCAATCACGATCGCGAAGCACGTCGAGGACGTGGGGCTGGACGTCTATGCCATCGGCGAGCACCACAACCCGCCGTTCTGGTCGTCCTCGCCCTCGACGACGCTCGCCGCGATCGCCGGTCAGACCGATCGGATCATCCTCTCCACGTCGACCACGCTGATCACTACGAACGACCCGGTCAAGATCGCCGAGGACTTCGCGATGCTCCAGCATGTGTCGGACGGTCGCACCGACATCATGCTCGGCCGCGGTAACACCGGCCCCGTGTACCCGTGGTTCGGCAAGGACATCCGCCAGGGACTCCCGCTCGCGATCGAGAGCTACAACCTGCTGCACCGGCTGTGGCGCGAGGACGTCGTGGACTGGGAGGGCAAGTTCCGTACCCCTTTGCAGGGCTTCACGTCGACACCGCGTCCGCTCGACGGCGTCGCGCCGTTCGTGTGGCACGGTTCGATCCGCACGCCCGAGATCGCCGAGCAGGCCGCGTACTACGGCGACGGCTTCTTCGCGAACAACATCTTCTGGCCCAAGGAGCACTACCAGCGGCTGATCGAGCTGTACCGCCAGCGCTGGGCGCACTACGGCCACGGCGATCCCGAGACCGCGATCGTGGGACTGGGCGGCCAGGTGTTCATGCGCGCGAACTCGCAGGACGCCGTGAACGAGTTCCGCCCGTTCTTCGACAACGCACCGGTGTACGGCCACGGCCCCAGCATGGAGGACTTCACGGAGATGACGCCGCTGACGGTCGGCTCGCCGCAGCAGGTCATCGACCGGTACGCCGCGATGCGTGACACGTTCGGCGACTATCAGCGTCAGCTGTTCCTCATCGATCACGCGGGGCTGCCGCTGAAGACGGTGCTCGAACAGCTCGACATCCTCGGTGGAGAGGTGGTTCCGGTGCTCCGGCGCGAGTTGGCCGAGAATCGTCCCGCCTCCGTGCCGGATGCCCCGACGCACGCGTCTCTGGTCGCCGCAGCCTACGGCGACGGGCCCGCACGGGAGGCGCGCCCCGGCGCGAACCGCGGCGACAACCTCACCGCGGGTTCGCCGTACCAGGACACCCCGCAGCCCGCGGGTGCCGCATTCGGCGTCGGCCGGAAGGAGGCCTGAGATGACCATGCGTCGGATCGCGGTCGTGTCGGCGGGGTTGTCGAACCCGTCCTCCACCCGCATGCTCGCCGACCGGCTGGCAGCCGAGACGACTCGGCTGCTCGCCGAGCGCGACATCGAGGTCAGCGTCGATGTGATCGAGCTGCGCGATCTCGCGCACGACATCACGAACAACCTGCTGACCGGCTTCGCCCCGCCCGCGCTGGAGACGGCGATCAACACGGTCGTCTCCGCGGATGCCCTGATCGCCGTGACCCCGATCTTCTCGACGAGCTATTCGGGGCTGTTCAAGTCGTTCATCGACGTCCTCGATGTCGACTCGCTGACGGGCAAACCCGTCCTCCTCGGCGCCAATGCCGGTACGGCTCGGCACTCGCTTGCGATCGACTACGCGATCCGGCCGCTGTTCGCGTACCTGCACGCGGAGCCGGTCTCGACCGGCGTGTTCGCGGCATCCAGCGACTGGGGCGGCGGAGGCGATGAGGTCGCTCCGCTCGGCAAGCGCGTCGAGAAGGGCGCCAGGGAACTGGCCGACGCCATCGCACGCAAGGATGCCGCCGTCACCGGCGACCCCTTCGATCCGGCGACGTACCTGGGTGAGGGGCGATCGTTCGGACACCTGCTCGGCGGTCTCGCCGGCGAGTGAGACGGAGCGTCACCCGTCAGGACAGAACGAAGGCCGCCCCGATCGGGGCGGCCTTCTCTGTGCGGTCAACCGCTCTTGCGTCGGAACTCGCGGTGCGTCTGGGCCGAGTGCGTCCCGTGGATGGCGGAATCGCCGTCCAGGTGCGCCTCGCCCTGGCGATGCTGCGCGTTCTTCTTCTCGAGCGCTTCCTTGAACTTGCGCTTCATCTCGTCCGAGGAGGAGACGGCGTCGTCTGGCGTGCTCATGCCGCCAGCCTAGTCGGACCGCGGCGCAGAAGGGGAGGGGCTCTTCCGACGCGTGCGGCGCCGGAGCACCAGATCGATGAGCGCCCCGATCGCGACGGCGCAGACCACGGACACGATGATCGCGACCACAGGGCCGCCGGGCAGGATCGTCGCGACGAGCGCTCCGATCGCGGCCTGGTAGGCGGCCCAGCCCGTCGCGGCGAGCGACACGAGAGCGGCGTAGCGGGGGAGCGGGATGCGCGTCGCGCCGGCGGTCACGTTGATCGCGAGCCGTGCGAACGGGATGAAGCGCGCCGTGAACAGGACGACGGCCGTGCCGGATTCGAGGCGCCCTCTGGCCCAGCGGCGCGCTGACCGGACGCGCTCGGACCGCATCCATCGCCAGCGCTCGGTCCCGGCCCAGCGGCCGATCGCATAGCAGAGCAGATCGCCCGACATCGCCGCGACGGCGGCGCAGGCGATCACGGCCCACAACGGCGGTGCGCCGGTGGAGATGGCGAGAGCACCGAGAGCCGTCACCGCGATCTCGCCTGGCACGACGACGAAGAACGCGTCGCCGAGGACCAGCAGGGACATCACCGCGAGGGCCCAGGGACCTGTGACGAGTTCGGTGACGCCATCCGTGATCACTCCGCCACTCTGGCGCGGCGAGGTGAACGGGAACCGAATCGGGGATAGCGGGTGACGGGCAGTCGTGCAACGGGTGAACTCTGCGCGACAACGGGTGCTGCGGTCGGGTCGGGCCGCAGCGGCGCGGGATCCTGGCACGGTGAGAGTCGCGATCGTGACCGAATCCTTCCTTCCGCACATGAACGGCGTGACGGGATCCGTCATGCAGATCCTGCGTCATCTCGAGCGCGAGGGGCACGCAGCCCACATCCTCGCACCGGATGCCGTCGGCATTCCGCAGTCGCTGCACGGCGCGAGGGTGGAGCCGGTGCCGAGCCTCGCGCTGCCCGGGTACCGCAACGTGCGCGTCGGCGCGGCCACCGCGCACCGCGTGGCGGCGTCCCTGCAGCGCTTCCGCCCCGACGTCGTCCATCTCGCGTCGCCGTTCGCGCTCGGCTGGCGGGGCGTGCTCGCGGCCGGCCGGCTCGGCGTTCCGGCGGTCGCGGCGTACCAGACCGATGTCGCCGCGTACACCGAGCGCTACGGCCTTGCGGCGACGACGACCTTCGCGCAGAACCACATCGTGCGCCTGCACCGTCGGGCGACCCTCACGCTCGCACCGTCGTCGGAGTCCGAGCAGCAGCTCGCGGGTCTCGGCGTCGATCGGATCAGGCGATGGGGCAGAGGCGTCGATGCCGAACGCTTCCAGCCGAGTCGGCGCGACGCGGGCTGGCGGCGGACGTCGGCCGAAGAGGTGCTGGTCGGCTACGTCGGACGGCTGGCTGCGGAGAAGCAGGTCGAGGATCTGCGCGCGCTGCGAGGGATTCCCGGAGTGCGCCTGGTCATCATCGGAGAGGGGCCGGCCAGGGCGCGCCTGGAGGCGATGATGCCGGAGGCGCTGTTCCTCGGGCACCTCGAAGGCGACGAGCTCGCGACCGCGATGGCGTCGCTCGACGTGTTCGTGCACCCGGGCGAGAGCGAGACGTTCGGGCAGACGCTGCAGGAGGCGCACGCCAGCGGCGTGCCGATCGTGGCGACGGGAAGCGGAGGTCCACTGGATCTCGTGCGGATGGGCATCGACGGCTGGTTGTACCGCCCCGGTGACCTGGACGACCTGCGCATGCGCGTCGCAGACCTGGCCGGCGACGCGCGCAAGCGACGCGCGTTCGGCGAAGCAGGCCGCATCGCCGTGTCCGGTCGCAGCTGGTCGACGGTGTGCACTCAGCTTCTCGATCATTTCGGCGAGGCCGCGACGCTCCACGCCGTCGACCGGTCGCTGCGCTCGCCGCGCACGCGTAGGCCGGAGCCCGCGGTGTCCTACCCGGGGCGCCGCTGGAACCGTTTCGTGGCGCTCGGCGACTCGCTCACCGAAGGGCTCTGCGACCCGGCGCCGGACGGTGCGCTGCGCGGCTGGGCCGATCGGCTGGCGCTGTTGCTCGCGGCGCGAGGCGGGCTGCACTACGCCAACCTCGCCGTGCGCTCGCGGCGCGTCGACGACGTGTGCGGTGAGCAGCTGCGGCGGGCGCGCGAGCTCCGCCCCGACCTCGTGTCGATCCTGGTGGGGGCGAACGATCTGGTGCGATCGGACGCCGACGTCGCCGCACTGGCGGACAAGCTGGAGGGTGCGGTGCGCACGCTCCGAGCCGACGGCGCCGATGTGCTGCTCGTGACGCCGTTCCTTCCCGATCGCCGAGCCGCCGGGCTGTTCGCGCGGAGGTTCGGCGCGTTCGCGGGTGCGCTCGCGGAGATCGCGGAGCGCACCGGAGCCATGCTGCTGGACACCGATCTGCATCCGTCCCTCGCGGATCGCTCCAACTGGGGCGAAGACCTCGTCCATCTCGGCAGTCGGGGCCACCGGTTCCTCGCGTATCGCGCCGGAGAGGTGCTGGACGTGCCGCACGCGGAGGCGCTCGGCGCCCTGGATGCCGTGCTCCACGAATCCGAGTCGAGCACGCGGGCGGCCTGGTGGCGCGACCATGCGCTGCCGTGGGCGTGGCGGAGGATGCGCGGACGCGTCGCCGGTGACGGGCGCGTGGCCAAGCACGACGACTACGTGTACATCGGCCGGTCGACCAGCCTGCGCCAGGCGCGGGTGAGCTGAGTCGCTGTCGGTCGGCGGGCGTGCGTTCAGCGGCGTCCCATGCCGTGATACCGCCAGTCGGCTGCGCGCCAGCTGCTCGGATCCAGGCAGTTGCGGCCGTCGACGATGATCCGCCGGGCCACCAGGGCACCGGCGCGGTCCGGGTCCATCTCCCGGCGGTACAGGTCCCACTCGGTCACGAGGACCACGGCATCCGCACCCCGCAGGGCCTCATCGCGGTCGTCGGCGTAGGCGAGCTGAGGATGCAGCGCACGCGCGTTCTCGAGCGCGGCCGGATCCGTCACGACGACATCGGCGCCCAGACCGCGCAGCCGGACGGCGACCTCGAGCGCCGGCGAATCCCGGATGTCGTCGCTGAACGGTTTGAAGGCGGCCCCGAGGACGGCGACGCGCGTGCCGTGCACGCGGCCGTCGAGAGCGTCGACGACCATCTGCACCGCTCGGTCCCTGCGGCGCAGGTTGATCGCGTCGACCTCCCGCAGGAACCCGACGGCGTCCCCGTGACCGAGCTCCTCCGCCCGTGCGGCGAAGGCACGGATGTCCTTGGGCAGGCATCCGCCGCCGAAGCCGATGCCGCTGCCCAGATAGCGGCGCCCGATTCGGGTGTCATGGCCGAGCGCGTCCGCGAGCAGGGTCACATCGGCGCCGACGGCCTCGGCGATCTCCGCCATCGCGTTGATGAACGAGACCTTCGTCGCGAGGAAGGCGTTGGCCGCCCCCTTCACCAGCTCGGCGGTCGCGAGGTCGGTGACCAGGAAAGGCGCGCCCGATTCGAGTGCCGTACCGTATGCCTCGCGCAGCCGCGTCGCGGCGCGCTCGCCGTCGGCGCCGTCCGGCACGCCGACGACGATGCGATCGGGGGTGATCGTGTCGTGCACGGCCCAGCCCTCGCGCAGGAACTCCGGGTTCCACACCAGGACGGCCCCGGACGGTGAGATGCGTTCGGCGATGCCCGCCGCCGTGCCCACCGGAACGGTCGACTTGCCGGCGAGCAGGTCGCCGGGGCGCAGATACGGCACGAGCGCGTCGACCGCGGCATCCACGTACCGCAGATCGGCGGCATGGGCGCCGGGGCGCTGCGGGGTGCCGACCGCGAGGAAGTGGATGTCGGCGCCACTCGCGGCCGACATCTCATCGGTGAATCGCAGACGCCCTGAGGCGAGCCCCGCCGCGAGCAGATCGTCCAGGTCCGGTTCGAAGAACGGCGCTCGACCGGAGCGCAGAGCCGCGATCCTCGCCGCATCCACGTCGACGCCGACGACGTCGTGCCCGATCGACGCCATCGCGGCCGCATGGACCGCACCGAGATAACCGCATCCGATCACTGACATGCGCATGAACCCATGTCATCGATGCGCCCGCACCGGTGTACGACCGAGGAGTGAACGCGGCATGACCGGGCGGTGACGGGTTCGGATTTCCGCTGTGATCGCGGATTCGCGAGTTCTCGCTGGTACGCTGACAGGGAGTGGAACCGGCGAGAAGCTGGTCCCCTGTGGTGGGTTCCTCGGCACGAACGGTCGGGTGGTCTTCTACTGGTGGCCAGCGCAGGTGAGATTCGCGGGAATGCCCGCGCGCCCGGACTCTCCGTCTCCGCTCCGATGCACGCTCGCGGATCACACGGACCCGCGAGAGGAAACAAAGAAGGAGAGACCTCTTGGAAGGTCCTGAAATCACCGCCACCGAGGCCGTTCTCGACAACGGCCGCTTCGGCACCCGCACCATCCGCTTCGAGACCGGACGCCTCGCTCAGCAGGCCCAGGGCTCTGTCGCGGCCTACCTCGACGGCGAGACCATGCTGCTGTCGGCCACCTCCGCAGGCAAGCACCCGCGCGAAGGCTTCGACTTCTTCCCGCTGACGGTCGACGTCGAAGAGCGCTCCTACGCAGCAGGCAAGATCCCCGGTTCGTTCTTCCGTCGCGAGGGCCGTCCCTCCACAGAGGCGATCCTCGTCTGCCGTCTGATCGACCGTCCGCTGCGTCCGTCGTTCGTCGACGGCCTGCGCAACGAGGTCCAGATCGTCATCACGGTCCTCTCGATCGCACCCGGCGAGTTCTACGACGCGCTCGCGATCAACGCGGCATCCGCCTCGACCCAGATCTCGGGTCTGCCGTTCTCCGGCCCGATCGCCGGCGTCCGCCTGGCGTTCATCCCCGGTAACGGACAGCACGAGGACCAGTGGGTCGCCTTCCCGACCGCCGAGCAGGTGTCGGAGGCCGTGTTCGACCTCATCGTCGCCGGTCGTGTGGTCACCAAGGCCGACGGCACCGAAGACGTCGCGATCATGATGGTCGAGGCCGAGGCCACCGAGAACAGCTGGAACCTGATCAAGGGCGGCGCCACCAAGCCCAACGAAGAGGTCGTCGCACAGGGCCTCGAGGCGTCCAAGCCGTTCATCGCGCAGCTGGTGAAGGCGCAGGCCGAGCTGGCCGCCACGGCATCCAAGGAGCCCGGCGTCTACCCGGTCTTCCTGCCGTACAGCCAGGAGACCTACGACTTCGTCGCGCAGCGCGCATACGACGACCTCGTCGGCGTCTACCAGATCGCCGACAAGAAGGAGCGTCAGAGCGCTGACGACGCCATCAAGGAGCGCGTCCACGCGGAGCTGCTCGCGGCCGTCGAGGCCGGCGAGCTGCAGGCTGTTGCGACCCTCGAGTTCTCGGCGGCGTACAAGTCGGTCACCAAGAAGATCGTCCGCGGACGCATCCTCAAGGACAGCGTCCGCATCGACGGTCGCGGTCTTGCGGACATCCGTCCGCTGGATGCCGAGGTGCAGGTCATCCCGCGCGTTCACGGTTCGGCGATCTTCCAGCGCGGCGAGACCCAGATCATGGGTGTCACCACGCTGAACATGCTCAAGATGGAGCAGCAGATCGACTCGCTGTCCCCGGTGACGAGCAAGCGCTACATGCACCACTACAACTTCCCGCCCTACTCCACCGGTGAGACCGGTCGTGTCGGGTCGCCGAAGCGTCGCGAGATCGGGCACGGCTTCCTCGCCGAGCGCGCCCTCGTGCCGGTGCTGCCCAGCCGCGAGGAGTTCCCCTACGCGATCCGTCAGGTCTCCGAGGCGCTGAGCTCCAACGGCTCGACGTCGATGGGTTCCGTCTGCGCCTCGACCCTGTCGCTGCTGAACGCGGGTGTGCCACTGCGCGCTCCCGTCGCCGGTATCGCCATGGGCCTGGTCTCCGACGAGGTCGACGGTCAGACCCGCTACGCGGCGCTGACCGACATCCTCGGTGCGGAGGACGCCCTCGGCGACATGGACTTCAAGGTCGCCGGCACGAGCGAGTTCGTCACGGCCATCCAGCTGGACACGAAGCTCGACGGCATCCCGTCCGAGGTCCTCGCCGGCGCCCTGACGCAGGCCAAGGACGCGCGTCTGACGATCCTGAACGTCCTCAACGCGGCGATCGACACGCCGGACGAGATGGCACCGACCGCGCCGCGCGTGATCAGTGTCCAGATCCCCGTCGACAAGATCGGCGAGCTGATCGGCCCGAAGGGCAAGACGATCAACGCGATCCAGGACGAGACCGGCGCGCAGATCTCCATCGAGGAGGACGGCACCGTCTACATCGGCGCGACCGACGGCCCTTCGGCCGAGGCCGCTCGTGCGCAGGTGAACGCGATCGCCAACCCCACCAACCCGGAGGTCGGCGAGCAGTTCCTCGGCACCGTCGTGAAGATCGCCACGTTCGGCGCCTTCATCTCGCTGCTGCCCGGCAAGGACGGCCTGCTGCACGTCACCGAGGTGCGCAAGCTCGCCGGTGGCAAGCGCGTCGAGAACGTCGATGACGTCCTCTCGGTCGGCCAGAAGATCCTCGTGAAGATCACGAAGATCGACGACCGCGGCAAGCTGTCGCTCGAGCCCGTCCTGGACGACGCTCCGGCAGCCGACGCGGCGCCCGAGGCCGAGGCCACCGAGGCCTGATCCTCTGATCGGTCGAAGACCCGGGTCTGCTCCGCACAGGAGAGGATCCGGGTCTTCGTCGTGTCCGGCGTGATGAAAACGTTATGGCGAATTCCCCCGCCGTTCGCCGGAACGGCGGGGGAGTCGACGAACGTCCTCTACTCTCGAAGAAAAGCACCGGGGGGTGCATACAGCGCATGGCAATGCAGGTCGACTCGCGGGGGTGAGAGCATGCGGATATTCGGCGTCGGTACCGCCGGGACACCCGAGGCGGCGCAGAGCGCGCTCGCGCAGCATCCGTCCGCTCCGATCCCGGTCGTCGGCCCAGGCGTGGGGGAGTCGCTGCGCGTTCCGCTCGGCGAGACCGGATTCGAGACGTTCCCGCTCATGCTGGGGGCCGCCGAGTTCGGCTGGAACGTCGATCTGGAGACCAGCCACGAGATCCTCGACCGCTACGTGGAGTTCGGCGGCAACGCCATCCACACCGCCGACGGCTTCTCGGGTGGACGCAGCGAGCACATCATCGGTCAGTGGCTGCGCTCCCGCGGGCGCAGGGACGGGATGCTGCTCAGCGCGCGCATCGGTTCGCACGCCGACAATCCGGGTCTCGGATCGGTCAACCTCGTCAGGGCGGTCGAAGGGTCCCTGACCCGACTGGGCGTCGAACGGGTCGACGTGCTGTACCTGGACGCGACCTTCGACGCGACGACGAACATCGAGGACACGCTGGCGACGGTCGAATGGCTGCGCGAAGCGGGCAAGATCGGTGCCGTCGGCGCGTTCGGATTCAGTCCGGAACGCCTCGTCGAAGCGCGCATCCTCGCCTCAGCGGGCTACCCGCGCATCGAGGTGCTCGATGCGCCGTACAACCTCGTGCGCCGGCAGCCCTTCGAGGGCGACATGCGCCTGGTCGCCGGCGCGCAGACGCTCGCCGTGACGCCGTCGCACGCGCTCGAGCACGGCTTTCTGTCCGGTCGCCATCGCAGCAAGGCGCTCGCCTCGCAGGGCGTGCGCGGAGTGCAGCTGCGCGAGCATCTGAACCGCCGCGGCAACCGCATCCTCAAAGCTCTCGATCAGGTGGCGGACGATCTGCAGGTGCCGGTCGCGGCGATCTCCGTGGCCTGGCTGCTGGCGCAGCGGACCGTGGTCGCGCCGATCGTGAACACCTTCGCGACCCAGCACGTCGATGAGCTCATGCAGGGCGCTGGTGTCGCGCTGTCGCGCACTCAGATCGCCGATCTCACCCGCGCGGGCGACTGAGCATCCGCAACCGCTCGGCTAGGCTGGACAGGCCTGCCGAAGGGGGCGGGCGACGAAGCGAGTGGGTTGTGACGCACTACATATATCTGGTCAGACATGGTGAACATCAGGATGCCGAGCACGGCGTCGATGACGGACCCCTCTCTCCTCGGGGGCAGCGGCAGGCGGAGTTGATCGCCGATCGGCTGTCCGGACTTCCGCTCGACGCCGTATGGCATTCGCCGCTGTTGCGTGCAACCGAGACGGCGCGAGCGATCTCGGCTCGACTGCCCGCGGTGGCCCCTGAGCCGTCGGCGCTGCTGTTCGACTGCGTGCCCACCGGACTCACCGAGGACACGCCGGCGGCGTTCGAGCCGTTCTTCGGATCGATCACGGATGCCGAGATCGAAGCGGGCGGCGCTCAGATGGCCGACGCGGTCAACGAGTTCCTCGTGCGCAAGCAGGGCGACGTGCACGAAGTGCTCATCACCCACAACTTCGTCGTCTCCTGGTTCGTACGGGAAGTCCTCGGCGCCCCGGAATGGCGCTGGATGACGCTGAACCAGGCGCATTGCGGCCTGACGGTGATCGCGCAGAAGCAGGGGCGTCCGTGGACGCTGCTCACGCACAACGACCTCGGTCATCTGCCCGTCGAGCTGCGGACAGGGCTTCCCGACCCCGTCCCGGTGTGACACGAGCCGGATCAGAGGAGGAGTTTGCGGTACCAGCGCGTCGCGTTCGGGTTGTGGTTGTACGCCTCGATCGACTCGAAGCCGCTGCGCTCGTACAGCGCGCCGGCGGATTCGAGCGTGTGGTGCGTGTCGAGCACGAGCTCGGTGGCGCCGAACTCCCTGGCCCGGCGCTCGAGCTCTTCCAGGATCGCCCGACCCCAGCCCTGCCCTCGCGCCTCGGGGCGCAGGAACAGATGCTTGACCTCGTAGCGGACGCCGGCATCCGAGTCGTCCAGCCTGCGGATGCCGCCGCAGCCCACCGCTGCTTCCTCGGGGCCCGCGAGCAGGAAGACGCCGGCGGGCGGTATGAACGCGCCCGGCGCCGGGAAGGTCGGCGTGTACGAGCCACCGGGGAATTCTGCTGCGCGCAGCGCGAAGTACTCGACGAGGATCGCGTGCGATTCGGGGTCGGCGGGGGAGGCGTCGCGGAACTCGAGCATGGCACCAACGCTACTGGCGTCGCGAGGGTCCCGAGCGCGCTCCGCGCGGTGTCCCGGCCGGTGACGGCCGCGAAATAGACTGGGAGCATGACCACGCAGGTAGCACTCGTCGGCGGAACCGGAAAGCTCGGATCGATCATCCGGGACGTGATCGACGGCCTCGAGGGCTTCGAGGTGTCGCGCGTGCTCACCTCGACGAGCGACTGGTCCGAGCTCGACGGTGCCGATCTCGTCGTCGACGCCTCGACCCCGCAGGTCAGCGTCGAGGTCGTCAGGGCAGCCGTCGAGCGCGGTCTCAACGTGCTCGTCGGCACGTCCGGCTGGTCGAACGAGCGCATCGCTCTGGTGCGTCCGCTCGTCGAGGCCGCCGGTACCGGTGCGGTCTTCATCCCGAACTTCTCGCTCGGCTCGGTGCTCGGCTCCGCCCTGGCATCCGCGGCCGCCCCGTTCTTCGACTCCGCGGAGATCGTCGAGGCGCATCGCGACACGAAGATCGATTCCCCCAGCGGCACGGCGGTGCGCACGGCAGAGCTGATCGCGGCCTCCCGAACCGATCAGGGGCCGGTGAGCGCTCCGCACGTCGACCAACGCGCCAGAGGTCAGCAGGTCGCCGGTGTTCCGATCCACTCCCTGCGTCGTCCTGGCGTGATCGCACGGCAGGATGTCGTCCTGTCCGGACCGGGCGAGTCGCTCACCTTCACCCACGACACGGTCGAACCGTCGCTCGCGTATGCGCCGGGCATCCGTCTCGCCGTCCCGTACGCGCTCGGCGCGCGCGGGGTGGTCGTCGGCCTGGAGAACATGGTCGACATCGGCATCCGAGCCCGTTCATGACCGCACGCATCGGCATCGTCCTGATGGGCGTCTGCCTGATCCTGTACTTCATCGTCGCCGGTCAGCAGGCGTTCCTGTTCATGGGCACAGGCGAGCCGATCGCCATCGCCATGGGTGTCGCTGCGATCGTTCTGCCGCTGATCGGTGTCTGGGCGCTGATCCGCGAGATCCAGTTCGGGGTGTCGGCCGATCGCCTCGGGCGCCGGCTGGACGCCGAGGGCGGCATGCCGGAGGCCGAGACCGAGCTGACGGCCCGCGGGAAGATCGCCGAGGCGGATGCCGAGGGCATCGTGACCCGCTATCGGGCCGCCGCGGAGTCCGCGCCGGAGGAGTGGCGTGCCCACTATCGTCTCGGCGTCGTGCAGGACGCGGCCGGGCGTCGCAAGGACGCCCGCGCCAGCATCCGCGAGGCCATCAGGGTGGAGAAGCAGACCCGCTGACGGATCCGCCCCTCCGCGGACGACGACTCAGGCGAGTGTGGCCTCGAGGGTGATCTCGATGCCGGAGAGCGCCTGCGACACCGGGCATCCGGTCTTCGCGTCCTGGGCGATCTGTTGGAACTTCTCGGCCGACAGCCCGGGAACGGACGCGTTCACGTTGAGGTGGCTGCCGGTGATGCCCGTGCCCGGCTTGAACGTGACCGATGCGGTGGTGTTGACGCGCTCGGGGGGAGTGCCGTTCTCGGCCAGGGCATGCGAGAACGCCATGCTGAAGCAGGATGCGTGAGCCGCGGCGATCAGCTCCTCCGGCGTCGTGGTCGTCTCGGAGCCCTCGCTGCGGGACTTCCAGTCGATCGGGAAGGTGCCGAGGTGCGATGTGGCGAACGACACGGTGCCGGATCCCTCGGTGAGTGAACCGGTCCAGGTGGTGGTGGCTTCGCTGGTGACGGGCATGATGTTCCTCCGAAGGTCAGGCGGGTGG
This window contains:
- a CDS encoding acyltransferase family protein, with product MSSAAHPPTGPVTGSIQRPRRRVPFWDNARYACIVLVVLGHAIQRLTYDSDIAMALYLSFYAFHMPAFAIIAGYFSKSAPPTKRQMARVITDILVPYVIFEMLWTLTKWLVEGQASPNLTEPSWTLWFLLALGIFRLVLPYLALLRWPLLWALLISIGAGYLPNVDSTFSLSRTLGFLPFFVLGWWLREHDVVDRFRLIDFRPWWLRLVAVVIFAIDAFVAWNWVELWSSIDMDKWFFYDDSYADLGNDAWWSGGVRLALIGVGLLLSAAFFVLIPRRTTWWTQFGQYTMYVYLLHSFILYPFRESGILRDAEPTWLWLPSVILLSVAIAIVLATRPVRWLFRPLVEPRPAWLFRDRSLVPNPDRRNDPTGSRRPRARE
- a CDS encoding LLM class flavin-dependent oxidoreductase, giving the protein MSEQTVTAGMQFGIFSVSDITQNPVTGETPSEAQKIKDAITIAKHVEDVGLDVYAIGEHHNPPFWSSSPSTTLAAIAGQTDRIILSTSTTLITTNDPVKIAEDFAMLQHVSDGRTDIMLGRGNTGPVYPWFGKDIRQGLPLAIESYNLLHRLWREDVVDWEGKFRTPLQGFTSTPRPLDGVAPFVWHGSIRTPEIAEQAAYYGDGFFANNIFWPKEHYQRLIELYRQRWAHYGHGDPETAIVGLGGQVFMRANSQDAVNEFRPFFDNAPVYGHGPSMEDFTEMTPLTVGSPQQVIDRYAAMRDTFGDYQRQLFLIDHAGLPLKTVLEQLDILGGEVVPVLRRELAENRPASVPDAPTHASLVAAAYGDGPAREARPGANRGDNLTAGSPYQDTPQPAGAAFGVGRKEA
- a CDS encoding FMN reductase; the protein is MTMRRIAVVSAGLSNPSSTRMLADRLAAETTRLLAERDIEVSVDVIELRDLAHDITNNLLTGFAPPALETAINTVVSADALIAVTPIFSTSYSGLFKSFIDVLDVDSLTGKPVLLGANAGTARHSLAIDYAIRPLFAYLHAEPVSTGVFAASSDWGGGGDEVAPLGKRVEKGARELADAIARKDAAVTGDPFDPATYLGEGRSFGHLLGGLAGE
- a CDS encoding DUF5302 domain-containing protein; the encoded protein is MSTPDDAVSSSDEMKRKFKEALEKKNAQHRQGEAHLDGDSAIHGTHSAQTHREFRRKSG
- a CDS encoding DedA family protein, which gives rise to MITDGVTELVTGPWALAVMSLLVLGDAFFVVVPGEIAVTALGALAISTGAPPLWAVIACAAVAAMSGDLLCYAIGRWAGTERWRWMRSERVRSARRWARGRLESGTAVVLFTARFIPFARLAINVTAGATRIPLPRYAALVSLAATGWAAYQAAIGALVATILPGGPVVAIIVSVVCAVAIGALIDLVLRRRTRRKSPSPSAPRSD
- a CDS encoding GDSL-type esterase/lipase family protein, with amino-acid sequence MTESFLPHMNGVTGSVMQILRHLEREGHAAHILAPDAVGIPQSLHGARVEPVPSLALPGYRNVRVGAATAHRVAASLQRFRPDVVHLASPFALGWRGVLAAGRLGVPAVAAYQTDVAAYTERYGLAATTTFAQNHIVRLHRRATLTLAPSSESEQQLAGLGVDRIRRWGRGVDAERFQPSRRDAGWRRTSAEEVLVGYVGRLAAEKQVEDLRALRGIPGVRLVIIGEGPARARLEAMMPEALFLGHLEGDELATAMASLDVFVHPGESETFGQTLQEAHASGVPIVATGSGGPLDLVRMGIDGWLYRPGDLDDLRMRVADLAGDARKRRAFGEAGRIAVSGRSWSTVCTQLLDHFGEAATLHAVDRSLRSPRTRRPEPAVSYPGRRWNRFVALGDSLTEGLCDPAPDGALRGWADRLALLLAARGGLHYANLAVRSRRVDDVCGEQLRRARELRPDLVSILVGANDLVRSDADVAALADKLEGAVRTLRADGADVLLVTPFLPDRRAAGLFARRFGAFAGALAEIAERTGAMLLDTDLHPSLADRSNWGEDLVHLGSRGHRFLAYRAGEVLDVPHAEALGALDAVLHESESSTRAAWWRDHALPWAWRRMRGRVAGDGRVAKHDDYVYIGRSTSLRQARVS